Proteins found in one Aspergillus puulaauensis MK2 DNA, chromosome 8, nearly complete sequence genomic segment:
- a CDS encoding ESCRT-II subunit protein VPS36 (BUSCO:EOG09262LQT;~COG:U;~EggNog:ENOG410PJAT;~InterPro:IPR040608,IPR037855,IPR036443,IPR036388, IPR011993,IPR036390,IPR021648,IPR031558,IPR001876;~PFAM:PF11605,PF16988,PF04157;~go_component: GO:0000814 - ESCRT II complex [Evidence IEA];~go_function: GO:0032266 - phosphatidylinositol-3-phosphate binding [Evidence IEA];~go_function: GO:0043130 - ubiquitin binding [Evidence IEA];~go_process: GO:0032509 - endosome transport via multivesicular body sorting pathway [Evidence IEA]), whose translation MFFKALDLTTALRPLLLPDETLLFVQDAVGLYEGKYKVANYQNGHAYLTSHRVCYVAVDEPRKYCVAIDLKEIDRAEYQAGFWKSSAKVIIYPKPPKNIDGPRGSGASPSRSLPLRTQLAGTQSPFPQTSAPSYTPPPPKPVNATWVCPICSFSNPVPSNFDPSTATNSTPIPPCLACGIKPPFTTILKAAIAAATSRESPAITPSTSQVGRGTPPAGIGPTSTSNGSGSVMCPRCTFLNHPSLLECEICGASLSTANALRGPDNQDRSESPAPFFEEGNIRNTDVSDHIKLSFRGGGEKIFLERLKGALVQRKWLLYNAPPAPQQPSQSKPTLSPDPTGVSTGLTAPAQTRSPGVGIAGLERRGLEARKNNELMIGNAFEDLEALMSSAKQIVALAETLARESGIANDETSAETSAVLSESAAALGMVTTKDMLGSSASNLYLSELSRNLAEYLTDDRKGVLQKEGGIMSLIDLWAVFNRSRNGVELVSPSDFQRAAELWEKLKLPVRLRRFKSGLLVVQRYDWSDEKTLRQLQDWMADLRQVPPPEPVPWDWRSFGQPVTAQEAAQRFRWSVGVAAEELEMAEDKGIFCREEGIEGLKFWTNFITFDPTPAKPNGLAISTLEI comes from the exons ATGTTTTTCAAGGCTCTGGATCTGACCACCGCGCTCCGTCCTTTACTATTGCCCGATGAGACTCTGCTCTTTGTCCAGGATGCGGTGGGGTTGTACGAAGG CAAATACAAGGTCGCCAATTATCAAAATGGCCATGCGTACCTCACGTCACACCGAGTTTGCTacgtcgccgtcgacgaaCCACGGAAATACTGTGTCGCCATTGACctgaaggaaatcgacaGAGCGGAATATCAA GCGGGTTTTTGGAAATCGTCAGCGAAGGTTATCATATACCCCAAACCTCCGAAGAACATAGACGGACCTCGAGGCTCGGGTGCAAGCCCATCGCGGTCGCTACCTTTGAGGACACAATTAGCCGGCACGCAGTCACCCTTCCCTCAGACATCGGCACCTAGCTAtacacctcctccaccgaaGCCTGTGAATGCGACATGGGTTTGTCCAATATGCTCGTTTTCCAACCCAGTACCGTCGAATTTCGACCCCTCTACGGCGACTAACTCTACACCAATACCTCCTTGTCTCGCCTGTGGAATAAAGCCTCCATTTACGACAATTTTGAAGGCTGCAATTGCCGCGGCAACAAGCCGGGAAAGCCCAGCTATAACACCCTCAACGTCTCAGGTCGGGCGAGGAACGCCACCGGCGGGGATTGGGCCTACAAGTACATCGAATGGCAGTGGCTCGGTGATGTGCCCGCGCTGTACATTTCTAAACcacccttctcttcttgagtGTGAGATTTGCGGTGCCTCTTTATCGACTGCCAACGCGTTGCGGGGCCCCGATAACCAGGACAGGTCGGAATCTCCGGCACCTTTCTTCGAGGAGGGGAATATTCGGAATACTGATGTCAGCGATCATATAAAGCTTTCCTTtcgaggaggcggcgagAAAATCTTCCTTGAGAGACTCAAGGGAGCGCTGGTCCAGCGGAAATGGCTGCTTTACAACGCACCCCCCGCCCCGCAGCAACCATCACAGTCAAAGCCAACATTGTCGCCAGATCCGACAGGTGTATCTACTGGTCTAACCGCGCCCGCTCAGACTCGATCGCCTGGTGTTGGAATCGCCGGTTTGGAAAGACGAGGGCTTGAAGCTCGCAAAAACAACGAGCTTATGATTGGAAATGCGTTCGAAGATTTGGAGGCGCTTATGTCGTCTGCGAAGCAAATTGTTGCATTGGCCGAAACACTGGCGAGAGAATCAGGCATAGCTAACGATGAGACTTCGGCGGAAACTAGCGCAGTTCTCTCTGAATCTGCTGCCGCTCTTGGGATGGTTACGACGAAAGATATGCTcggatccagcgccagcaaccTATATCTATCTGAGCTATCGCGAAACTTAGCCGAGTATCTCACTGATGACCGGAAGGGCGTCCTCCAGAAAGAAGGTGGAATTATGAGTCTTATTGACCTTTGGGCGGTGTTCAATCGCTCCCGAAACGGGGTTGAGTTGGTAAGTCCTTCGGACTTTCAAAGAGCGGCTGAGCTCTGggagaagctcaagctgccTGTTCGACTTAGACGGTTTAAAAGTGGTCTCCTAGTAGTCCAAAGGTACGACTGGAGCGATGAAAAGACCCTTCGACAGCTCCAGGACTGGATGGCCGATCTCCGACAGGTTCCACCTCCTGAGCCTGTTCCCTGGGACTGGCGCTCATTTGGACAACCGGTAACAGCTCAGGAGGCAGCCCAACGTTTCAGATGGAGCGTGGGAGTGGCAGCAGAAGAATTGGAGATGGCAGAGGACAAGGGTATTTTCTGCAGAGAAGAGGGCATTGAGGGGTTGAAGTTTTGGACGAACTTTATAACATTCGATCCGACGCCCGCTAAACCTAATGGCTTGGCTATCTCAACTTTGGAGATCTAA
- a CDS encoding uncharacterized protein (COG:I,J,T;~EggNog:ENOG410PFMP;~InterPro:IPR023631,IPR036928,IPR020556;~PFAM:PF01425) gives MASAWETHARKARDILQQSIPKQWMVPANQLPPATQLNVVDFPRTSGILTDKELAITEMSATTLVERMGEGQISAEEVVVAFLKRSVVGHQLLNFATEFMAEKAISRAKVLDRYYKETGKLVGPLHGVPVSVKEHIGIKDLTLNGGYAAWVDDIAMEDALLLQCLEKAGAVFHVRTNQPQSLMHLCCSNNLTGTTLNPYNRLLTPGGSSGGEGASMGFRCAPLGIGTDIGGSIRCPAAFCNGYGFRPTARRNPTSGLKSPEPGQESILGVVGPLSSQSIEDLNLFQRAVLNQEPWDIETSLVPVPWKDARPTKNMTVAIMWDDGCIRPHPPVLRALKHAQKKLQGIGIKVVDWEPYKHGHGWDIISSLYFPDAAASQRALIAQTGEPILPLTEWAFQYSRPAPLAVGEGWELNHQRDIYRDEYHALMKSRGVDFILCPAYVGVAPVLGESHYWNYTAIWNILDQPAVVFPSGLNVDPQLDAVDKSYQPRTVVDEREWKKYAPERYTGAPIGLQLVGRHFKDEDTLAAASLISTALEEQMAKL, from the exons ATGGCATCTGCTTGGGAAACACATGCTCGCAAAGCTCGCGACATTCTCCAACAGTCCATTCCGAAACAATGGATGGTGCCGGCTAACCAGCTGCCTCCTGCAACTCAGCTCAATGTGGTGGATTTCCCGCGTACAAGCGGGATCCTTACGGACAAGGAACTCGCTATAACGGAGATGTCCGCCACGACTCTTGTGGAACGGATGGGCGAAGGTCAAATCAGTGCCGAAGAAGTGGTTGTGGCCTTCTTGAAGAGGTCTGTTGTGGGGCATCAGCTG CTCAACTTTGCTACAGAGTTTATGGCCGAGAAAGCCATTTCGCGAGCCAAAGTGCTAGATAGGTACTATAAAGAGACTGGAAAGCTAGTTGGGCCTTTG CATGGTGTTCCTGTTAGTGTCAAGGAGCATATCGGAATTAAAGACTTGACCTTAAATGGAGGTTACGCTGCCTG GGTTGACGACATTGCGATGGAAGACGCGCTTCTCCTGCAATGCCTTGAGAAGGCTGGAGCAGTCTTCCATGTGCGAACGAATCAGCCTCAGTCTCTCATG CACCTATGCTGCAGTAATAACCTCACTGGGACAACCTTGAACCCGTACAACCGCTTGCTTACCCCAGGCGGATCTTCAGGAG GGGAGGGTGCATCTATGGGCTTTAGATGTGCTCCGCTAGGCATCGGAACTGATATCGGTGGCTCAATCAGATGCCCTGCAGCGTTCTGCAACGGCTATGGCTTTCGTCCAACCGCACGAAGAAACCCGACCAGTGGGCTCAAATCCCCTGAGCCGGGCCAGGAATCAATCCTCGGTGTGGTTGGTCCACTTTCTAGCCAATCTATCGAAGATTTGAACTTGTTTCAACGTGCAGTCCTTAATCAGGAGCCATGGGATATAGAAACATCGTTGGTGCCAGTACCTTGGAAGGATGCCAGACCAACGAAGAATATGACAGTGGCTATTATGTGGGACGATGG CTGTAttcgtcctcatcccccGGTGCTCAGAGCTCTGAAGCAtgcccagaagaagctgcagggtATCGGCATTAAAGTAGTTGACTGGGAGCCCTACAAACATGGCCACGGCTGGGATATTATC TCTTCTCTCTACTTCCCAGATGCAGCCGCCAGCCAGCGTGCGCTCATTGCGCAAACAGGTGAACCGATCCTCCCTCTCACCGAGTGGGCCTTTCAATATAGCCGTCCCGCACCATTGGCCGTgggcgagggctgggagCTGAACCACCAACGGGACATCTATCGAGACGAGTATCATGCGCTTATGAAATCTCGAGGAGTGGATTTCATTCTTTGCCCCGCAtatgttggtgttgcgcCGGTTCTGGGTGAATCCCACTACTGGAACTACACTGCAATTTGGAACATCCTGGATCAGCCTGCTGTCGTATTTCCCAGTGGGTTGAATGTAGATCCGCAGCTGGACGCTGTAGACAAGTCTTACCAACCAAGGACTGTAGTGGACGAGAGAGAATGGAAAAAGTATGCACCTGAAAGGTACACCGGCGCACCGATTGGACTACAGCTG GTCGGAAGGCACTTCAAAGATGAGGATACGCTGGCAGCTGCTAGCTTAATTTCGACTGCATTGGAGGAGCAAATGGCGAAGCTATAA
- a CDS encoding uncharacterized protein (COG:S;~EggNog:ENOG410Q0GA) has product MAHVSTVSIRSIRRLPTPTFQAPYGCTSQIRCLWGCSHEKYNRDRHKRHIEYILSRHQRQRRPRHPLRDHQTIYPDHHYQSWRNPTWDWGWNSFKPNFPETQGRRRQEHDHDSWEHQAQKRMERIRKEIEADPYAVLFGRRLEPFASNFGVRFENGFTSLWRSLFGLDKPENDTRSNIGRRVKEDSRSASGGDMRVTESERAQSQPSPDSTDARFEFDPVSGRMVPKRPEDDYVIEGQAAAHGSSKDFDISSLKNAEAKPYDFSKSDIVGSSNKGDITIPESSAAPEGTSGFIITPQSQASNFAPTNKTMDGIPKPLEESQGAADAEPFQLNQKPEHPMPPDNDSYGALSNDNIVKPSQIFGAEKTVSEKPVVKHHKEEGLDRAGFLSRRESEKPMSTAIDEGLDQLRANDIRAVYEQRRLSIESELETEAPKDLGETSADAVDVDNNNKPVENLNADSSAPPSEWPMNTFLNKSNEQAPDISTSHHEAPTTGDTSNAEVYRIFAYDPSSLSVTEAETTSSLQASSGHLRPAEVLTRLTNPAKFLPCLNQMHKEGYEIVSGGGDILVFRKAPETKSSTVNDTQMEDVPETIAEEHPDEAAVVQPAHDDFYTGNSSYNQSSTEQSHSKSAPKSRFRKVLRRMFVSGVATAGTCYAIGVVSEYFRTGGVDGWGIDGFTEFESERRHMER; this is encoded by the coding sequence ATGGCTCACGTTAGCACGGTGTCGATTCGGAGCATACGCAGGCTACCAACCCCAACCTTTCAAGCTCCATACGGCTGTACATCTCAAATTCGCTGCTTGTGGGGATGCTCGCATGAAAAATATAACCGCGACCGACACAAGAGGCACATAGAGTACATACTCAGCAGgcaccaacgccaacgaaGACCTCGTCATCCCTTGCGGGACCATCAGACCATATACCCAGATCACCACTATCAGTCGTGGCGGAATCCAACATGGGACTGGGGCTGGAACAGCTTCAAACCCAACTTTCCTGAGACCCAGGGTAGGCGCAGACAGGAGCATGACCATGACTCCTGGGAACATCAGGCACAGAAGCGGATGGAACGGATTAGGAAGGAGATAGAGGCTGATCCATACGCGGTCTTGTTTGGGCGAAGACTGGAGCCGTTTGCTTCAAACTTCGGGGTCAGGTTTGAGAATGGGTTTACTTCGTTGTGGCGGTCGTTGTTTGGTCTTGATAAGCCGGAGAATGATACGAGGAGTAATATTGGGAGGAGAGTCAAGGAGGATTCGCGGAGCGCCTCTGGTGGTGACATGCGGGTTACTGAATCTGAACGGGCACAAAGTCAACCTTCGCCGGACTCAACGGATGCTAGGTTTGAATTCGACCCTGTCAGCGGTCGTATGGTTCCCAAACGACCTGAAGATGATTACGTTATAGAAGGGCAAGCTGCGGCACATGGATCCTCCAAAGACTTTGACATCTCATCATTAAAGAATGCTGAAGCAAAGCCATACGATTTCTCTAAATCAGATATTGTCGGCAGCTCAAATAAGGGAGACATCACTATACCTGAAAGTTCAGCAGCGCCTGAGGGTACATCTGGATTCATTATTACCCCTCAAAGTCAAGCCTCCAATTTTGCCCCGACTAATAAAACCATGGATGGCATACCTAAACCCCTTGAAGAGTCTCAAGGAGCTGCCGATGCCGAGCCGTTTCAGCTAAATCAAAAACCTGAGCACCCAATGCCGCCAGATAACGATAGCTACGGCGCTCTATCGAATGACAACATCGTTAAACCAAGCCAAATTTTCGGCGCAGAAAAGACTGTTTCTGAAAAACCAGTAGTGAAGCACCACAAGGAAGAAGGCCTCGATAGGGCGGGTTTCCTTTCCAGACGTGAAAGCGAAAAACCCATGTCTACAGCAATTGATGAGGGACTTGATCAGTTGCGTGCCAATGATATCCGAGCTGTCTATGAGCAGAGAAGATTAAGCATCGAATCGGAGCTCGAAACCGAGGCACCTAAAGATTTAGGCGAGACTTCCGCCGATGCTGTGGATGTCGATAACAACAATAAGCCTGTGGAAAACCTAAATGCCGACTCATCAGCGCCACCTAGCGAGTGGCCTATGAATACCTTTTTAAACAAATCAAACGAACAAGCCCCAGATATAAGCACCTCGCACCATGAGGCACCAACGACGGGTGATACCTCAAATGCCGAAGTATATCGCATATTTGCATATGATCCGTCTTCACTTTCAGTGACAGAAGCCGAAACTACCTCATCGCTCCAAGCATCAAGCGGGCATCTACGTCCGGCCGAAGTGCTCACGCGCTTGACGAATCCCGCCAAGTTCCTGCCATGTCTTAATCAAATGCATAAGGAGGGATACGAAATTGTATCAGGTGGAGGAGATATTCTTGTATTTCGAAAGGCTCCTGAAACAAAAAGTTCAACCGTCAACGATACTCAAATGGAGGATGTCCCAGAAACCATCGCTGAGGAACACCCCGATGAAGCGGCTGTGGTCCAACCAGCACATGATGACTTTTATACCGGGAATTCGTCTTATAACCAATCATCTACCGAGCAATCACATTCGAAGAGCGCTCCGAAGTCTAGGTTTCGAAAAGTACTACGGCGAATGTTCGTTAGTGGTGTTGCCACAGCGGGTACATGCTATGCGATAGGCGTTGTTAGTGAGTATTTCAGGACTGGAGGAGTGGACGGATGGGGGATTGATGGGTTCACAGAATTTGAGTCAGAAAGACGCCATATGGAGCGTTAA
- a CDS encoding putative di-, tri-valent inorganic cation transporter (COG:P;~EggNog:ENOG410PVP6;~InterPro:IPR027469,IPR002524,IPR036837;~TransMembrane:2 (i7-26o38-55i);~go_component: GO:0016021 - integral component of membrane [Evidence IEA];~go_function: GO:0008324 - cation transmembrane transporter activity [Evidence IEA];~go_process: GO:0006812 - cation transport [Evidence IEA];~go_process: GO:0055085 - transmembrane transport [Evidence IEA]), protein MGVLLHVLGDAANNLGVMIAALVIWLTQYEARFYADPATSLGIAAMIMLSSIPLVRQSGLILLESAPNGLDHADVKHDLEKIPGIVAVHELHIWRLSQHKILASVHVAISDHSVSEFSSLTSIIKQCFHAYGIHSVTVQPEAATPINTEGLTYDQEGINEPDSPPKYADECQSKCGPLCKDLACCE, encoded by the exons ATGGGTGTTTTACTCCATGTTCTTGGTGATGCAGCAAACAACCTAGGAGTAATGATTGCAGCATTGGTTATATGGCTGACTCAATATGAGGCAAGATTCTACGCTGATCCTGCCACCAGCCTGGGAATTGCTGCTATGATCATGCTATCTTCTATCCCACTCG TGCGACAATCCGGTCTGATATTGCTCGAAAGCGCACCGAATGGACTTGACCACGCAGACGTGAAACACGACCTTGAAAAA ATTCCTGGCATCGTTGCTGTCCATGAGCTTCATATCTGGCGTCTCAGTCAGCATAAGATTCTCGCATCAGTGCATGTTGCTATATCAGACCACTCAGTGTCTGAATTTTCAAGCCTCACTAGCATTATAAAGCAATGCTTCCACGCCTACGGAATTCATTCTGTAACTGTTCAGCCCGAGGCTGCGACTCCCATAAACACCGAGGGACTGACGTACGATCAGGAGGGGATAAATGAACCGGACTCGCCTCCAAAATACGCCGACGAATGCCAGTCCAAATGCGGCCCTTTGTGCAAAGATCTGGCATGCTGTGAATAG
- a CDS encoding uncharacterized protein (COG:S;~EggNog:ENOG410Q287) codes for MDRHTPHVLSPVPEEEVKTQEDVRDNKEQDERKDGKTAVSETESDSDDDGALPLEIDVHGLKARVYLNCADIDIIPARYLEKADCSYLLKRNPWIFRAAKDGREVDIRRWSKVDIRFRGVFKTLKKVPPFKHGLYDSDGTGSWRKSSSTGPSSSSSSTSKKIDFEEAVKAQGQVVYALLDEISNMFKLRREMDDHRQFFFLRPRLVSCKPEYWTGYRAKHRDSPYTAGSLSLDYEPYRGMPHVVVPVVTTADRKHSLKKALEGEFKLLLAQYLANIHCLSPPGDKLPDQEGFLISLHGSKLHILRGIFPGQKTSRVWCGRHKPSDIETTSTNGHVPRMNMNERFYSKTNIERFMEQVEWDQLSNPDNESGPRSFQILASREFDLWMKWEFLAAQKMLCGMLMYLMSGQARCGVLQEVFGKYPYDEGYDPDSEDEKEMEEKEVKMREFEEKKREEGKAKAVERENRRISMKDKIGGLAEGLCQPWWDWVWDDKKNEKRAKKAEDELIVGGP; via the exons ATGGACCGCCACACACCCCATGTTCTCTCCCCAgttccagaagaagaggtcAAAACCCAGGAGGATGTGAGAGATAACAAAGAGCAGGATGAGAGGAAGGATGGGAAAACCGCTGTATCCGAGACCGAATCAGACTCTGACGACGATGGCGCCCTCCCGCTCGAAATCGACGTCCACGGGCTCAAGGCAAGGGTATACCTCAACTGCGCAGACATCGATATCATTCCGGCCAGATACCTCGAGAAAGCAGATTGCTCTT ATCTCCTCAAACGAAACCCGTGGATCTTCCGCGCCGCAAAAGACGGCCGTGAGGTAGACATCAGAAGATGGTCAAAGGTCGACATCCGGTTCCGTGGCGTGTTCAAGACCCTGAAGAAGGTTCCACCCTTTAAGCATGGCCTATATGATAGCGATGGCACTGGTAGTTGGCGCAAGAGCTCAAGTACGGGTccgtcgtcttcatcttcatctacctcgaagaagatcgaTTTCGAAGAGGCGGTTAAGGCGCAAGGACAGGTTGTTTATGCTCTTCTTGACGAGATTTCGAATATGTTTAAGCTTCGTCGTGAGATGGACGATCATCGACAGTTCTTTTTTCTGAG ACCGAGACTGGTTTCTTGCAAGCCAGAGTACTGGACTGGGTACCGCGCGAAGCATCGGGATTCACCCTACACCGCGGGTTCGCTTTCGCTGGACTATGAACCCTACCGGGGTATGCCGCATGTCGTTGTACCTGTCGTGACG ACAGCCGACCGCAAACATTCCCTCAAGAAAGCCCTAGAAGGCGAATTCAAGCTCCTCCTTGCCCAATACTTGGCTAATATCCACTGTCTCTCGCCTCCCGGCGACAAACTCCCAGACCAAGAAGGCTTCCTCATCAGCCTCCACGGCTCCAAACTGCACATTCTCCGCGGTATCTTCCCAGGCCAAAAGACCTCGAGGGTCTGGTGCGGCCGACACAAACCCTCGGACATCGAGACAACCAGCACAAACGGCCACGTGCCGAGAATGAACATGAACGAGCGGTTCTATAGCAAGACGAATATCGAGCGGTTCATGGAGCAGGTAGAATGGGACCAGCTCTCGAACCCGGATAACGAGAGCGGACCGCGCTCGTTCCAGATCCTGGCGAGCCGCGAGTTTGACCTGTGGATGAAGTGGGAGTTTCTGGCTGCGCAGAAGATGCTATGTGGGATGCTGATGTACCTTATGAGCGGGCAGGCGAGGTGTGGGGTGCTCCAGGAAGTGTTTGGCAAGTACCCGTATGACGAGGGGTATGATCCTGATagtgaggatgagaaggagatggaggagaaagaggtgAAGATGAGAGAGTttgaggaaaagaagcgTGAGGAGGGTAAGGCTAAAGCCGTTGAGCGTGAGAATAGGAGGATTTCGATGAAGGATAAGATCGGGGGTCTTGCGGAGGGACTTTGCCAGCCATGGTGGGACTGGGTGTGGGATGACAAGAAGAACGAGAAGCGTGcaaagaaggcagaggaTGAATTGATCGTTGGCGGACCTTGA
- a CDS encoding uncharacterized protein (COG:J;~EggNog:ENOG410PQ35;~InterPro:IPR006175,IPR006056,IPR035959;~PFAM:PF01042): protein MSKIHVRSSDAPAPAPFLSQATVVGNIVFCSGQLGVDPKTEKIVEGSVKDRSRQIIANLGAVLTASGSSLADVAKVNVFLADMKDFKDMNDAYMEGFPVPRPARTCVAVKTLPMGSDVEMECSAVVTGPVKAKL from the exons ATGTCTAAAATCCACGTCCGGTCATCCGACGCCCCGGCACCCGCGCCATTTCTCTCCCAGGCCACGGTCGTCGGGAACATCGTCTTCTGCTCTGGTCAGCTCGGGGTCGACCCCAAGACTGAGAAGATCGTGGAAGGGAGTGTAAAAGATCGAAGT CGCCAAATCATCGCAAACCTCGGCGCCGTCCTCACAGCGAGCGGGTCTAGCCTCGCTGACGTCGCCAAAGTGAACGTATTTCTGGCTGACATGAAGGATTTCAAGGATATGAATGATGCTTATATGGAGGGGTTTCCGGTCCCGAGGCCG GCCCGGACGTGTGTGGCTGTCAAGACTTTGCCGATGGGCTcggatgttgagatggagtGTTCGGCTGTTGTGACGGGGCCGGTCAAGGCGAAGCTGTAA